In the genome of Roseofilum reptotaenium CS-1145, one region contains:
- a CDS encoding YdcF family protein, translated as MPPIFTKTNLKKSVSIVLLLLGVYVTGLGTLIKLQTTLALRKSPQPQAILMLGGNHDREPFTAQFAAEQEYPLEIWVSSGVGRKKASQAFQAAGIPEERVHLDYQAVDTVTNFSTLVDDLKSENIHHVYLITSDFHMPRSKAIATIILGSQGITFTPIEVPSSDEGESPLSLARDVSRSILWTLTGRTAATLNPQFHKLRAQNLKQTEAL; from the coding sequence ATGCCCCCTATTTTTACCAAAACAAATCTCAAAAAATCGGTCAGTATCGTATTGCTCTTATTGGGCGTTTATGTGACGGGATTAGGGACTTTGATTAAACTTCAAACCACATTAGCACTACGCAAATCTCCCCAACCGCAAGCCATTTTAATGTTGGGGGGAAATCACGATCGCGAACCCTTTACCGCTCAATTTGCTGCCGAGCAAGAGTATCCCTTGGAAATTTGGGTCTCTTCTGGTGTTGGGCGCAAAAAAGCAAGTCAAGCGTTCCAGGCTGCTGGTATTCCGGAAGAACGGGTTCATTTGGATTATCAAGCTGTGGATACCGTAACTAATTTTTCGACATTGGTGGATGATTTGAAGTCAGAAAATATTCACCATGTTTATCTGATTACGTCCGATTTTCATATGCCCCGATCAAAGGCGATCGCGACGATTATTTTAGGGAGTCAAGGCATTACCTTTACGCCCATAGAAGTACCGTCTTCAGATGAGGGAGAATCGCCGCTTAGTCTTGCCAGAGATGTGAGCCGCTCGATCTTATGGACACTAACGGGGCGCACTGCGGCGACGCTTAATCCCCAATTCCATAAACTGCGTGCCCAGAATCTGAAACAAACTGAAGCACTATAA
- a CDS encoding cupin domain-containing protein gives MNKHHCMIPVFKSPTEYQAYRISPKDSNRLAIVFDPTMSDFSLTYCIEIFDPGGKTPPNRHQLAVEMFFILKGEGLAYCDGKVVSIQAGDSLMVPPTGTHVIENTGKGRMYALCIMIPNENFAELIRSGIPVELDAEDIEVLRRSDRTKALVNNY, from the coding sequence ATGAATAAGCATCATTGCATGATTCCAGTCTTCAAATCTCCCACAGAGTATCAAGCCTATCGCATTAGCCCGAAAGACAGCAATCGACTGGCGATCGTCTTCGATCCCACCATGTCCGATTTTTCCTTAACCTATTGTATTGAAATTTTCGATCCAGGAGGCAAAACGCCCCCCAACCGCCATCAATTAGCTGTAGAAATGTTCTTTATCTTAAAAGGAGAAGGATTAGCCTATTGTGACGGTAAAGTAGTAAGCATTCAAGCTGGCGATAGTTTAATGGTGCCGCCCACCGGAACTCATGTGATTGAAAACACGGGAAAAGGACGCATGTATGCCCTTTGCATCATGATTCCCAATGAAAATTTTGCTGAACTTATTCGCAGCGGAATTCCTGTAGAATTAGATGCAGAAGATATTGAAGTTTTACGCCGTTCCGATCGCACCAAAGCCCTAGTCAACAATTATTAA
- a CDS encoding cysteine hydrolase family protein, which produces MNQPLNPLGTPPNAWHVNANTADITRSPVPPQPITLTTETKTLRLDLAKSALLVIDMQNDFCHPQGWLAHIGVDVAPARSPINPLNQLLPLLRTAQVPIIWLNWGNRPDLLNISAGLRHVYNPTGEGIGLGDRLPEKEAKVLTAGSWAAAIVDELVPQPEDIHIAKYRMSGFWDTPLDSILRNLGKTTLFFAGVNADQCVLCTLQDANFLGYDCILVQDCTATTSPSYCWDATLYNVKQCFGFVCESAALIEGIETI; this is translated from the coding sequence ATGAACCAGCCTCTCAACCCTCTGGGAACTCCACCCAACGCTTGGCACGTAAATGCTAATACTGCTGATATTACCCGTTCTCCAGTTCCTCCTCAACCCATTACCCTGACTACAGAAACCAAAACCTTACGGTTAGATTTGGCAAAATCTGCCCTATTGGTGATTGATATGCAAAATGACTTCTGTCATCCCCAGGGTTGGTTAGCTCATATTGGAGTCGATGTTGCACCAGCGCGATCGCCTATTAATCCATTAAATCAGCTTTTGCCCCTCTTACGCACCGCTCAAGTCCCCATTATTTGGCTCAATTGGGGGAATCGTCCAGACTTATTGAACATCAGTGCCGGGTTAAGGCATGTGTATAATCCTACTGGAGAAGGCATTGGATTAGGCGATCGTCTCCCTGAAAAAGAGGCAAAGGTCCTCACCGCAGGCAGTTGGGCTGCCGCCATTGTAGACGAACTCGTACCCCAACCGGAAGATATTCACATCGCTAAATATCGTATGAGTGGCTTTTGGGATACTCCCCTCGACAGTATTCTCCGTAACCTAGGGAAAACCACTCTCTTCTTTGCCGGAGTCAACGCCGATCAATGCGTTCTCTGTACCTTACAAGATGCCAATTTTCTCGGCTATGACTGTATTTTAGTTCAAGACTGTACTGCCACCACCTCGCCCTCCTATTGTTGGGACGCTACCCTTTATAATGTCAAACAATGTTTTGGCTTTGTTTGTGAGAGTGCAGCGCTCATCGAGGGAATTGAAACTATTTAA
- the sfsA gene encoding DNA/RNA nuclease SfsA, whose product MSSFLYHYPPLFPGILKRRYKRFLADIELETGELITAHCPNTGPMTDVCEIGAPVQVSYHDNPKRKLAYTWEMIQLQKPEPIWVGVNTSLPNRVIKLALEQRIFPELKDYETLKTEVVYGKDRRSRVDFLLTGDPPIYVEVKNTTWAKNEVALFPDTVTDRGQKHLRELMELPPKARAVMLYFINRADCEQFSPGECADPVYGELLRQAIAKGVEILPCRFSVTPEGIEYLGLAELNLSKRST is encoded by the coding sequence ATGTCATCTTTTTTATATCACTATCCTCCCCTATTTCCAGGTATTCTCAAACGTCGCTATAAACGGTTTTTAGCTGATATTGAATTGGAAACTGGGGAGTTGATTACGGCCCATTGTCCCAATACAGGGCCGATGACTGATGTTTGTGAAATTGGCGCTCCGGTACAAGTATCCTATCATGACAATCCTAAGCGTAAGTTGGCTTACACTTGGGAAATGATTCAACTGCAAAAACCGGAACCGATTTGGGTGGGGGTGAATACGAGTTTACCCAATCGAGTCATTAAATTAGCTCTAGAGCAGCGAATTTTTCCTGAGTTAAAAGACTATGAAACCCTGAAAACTGAGGTCGTTTATGGCAAAGATCGGCGCAGTCGCGTGGATTTTCTCCTGACTGGAGATCCGCCAATTTATGTAGAAGTGAAAAATACCACTTGGGCTAAAAATGAGGTTGCCTTGTTTCCCGATACGGTAACCGATCGCGGTCAAAAGCATTTACGGGAGTTAATGGAACTTCCTCCAAAAGCAAGAGCGGTGATGCTCTATTTCATTAATCGCGCGGACTGTGAGCAGTTTTCCCCTGGAGAGTGCGCCGATCCCGTCTATGGAGAACTGTTGCGTCAGGCGATCGCCAAAGGAGTAGAAATTCTCCCCTGTCGCTTTTCTGTCACTCCAGAAGGGATAGAGTATCTGGGTTTAGCTGAACTGAATCTTTCCAAGAGGTCAACCTAG
- a CDS encoding transporter substrate-binding domain-containing protein produces the protein MFKKITAIAASLGILLITAGASPAQEILEEIQNTGTLKVGIRKDAAPFGYVESGEWEGLCIEMMESFTEELEQQFNRSIELQTIESTLNEASSNGRYRSVRDGRVHLECGPNTISTTPPQGTEFSTKFFVTGTYFLMRPQTRILFKPLGFLEGLDIGVLDDTLTRKFIESRYQLADPISYTGNQGRQQAIRDAMRGTIDAFASDGILLVGEAERQGLTSSQYSLLPNEPLTCISYGMILPSHDQQWIETVNLFIAKGDAINIVTRILTDLVGVESPYIDVTIAAMDKCS, from the coding sequence ATGTTCAAAAAAATAACTGCGATCGCCGCCAGCTTGGGTATCCTGTTAATAACTGCTGGAGCCAGTCCAGCGCAAGAAATTCTGGAAGAAATTCAAAACACCGGAACCTTAAAAGTCGGCATTCGTAAAGATGCAGCTCCTTTCGGCTATGTAGAATCGGGAGAATGGGAAGGACTTTGCATCGAGATGATGGAGTCTTTTACTGAAGAATTAGAACAGCAATTCAACCGCTCTATTGAATTGCAAACCATTGAATCAACCCTCAATGAAGCTTCCTCGAATGGTCGATATCGCAGTGTCAGAGATGGACGAGTTCATCTAGAATGTGGACCGAATACTATCAGCACCACTCCACCTCAAGGAACCGAGTTTTCCACAAAATTCTTCGTTACGGGAACCTATTTTTTAATGCGTCCTCAAACTCGAATTTTGTTCAAACCTTTGGGATTTTTGGAAGGATTAGATATTGGAGTTTTAGATGATACTCTAACACGCAAATTTATTGAGAGTCGCTATCAACTCGCCGATCCAATATCTTACACCGGAAATCAAGGCAGACAACAAGCTATTCGAGATGCTATGAGAGGAACAATTGATGCCTTTGCCAGTGATGGGATTCTCTTAGTTGGAGAAGCCGAAAGACAAGGATTAACTTCTTCTCAATACAGTCTTTTACCGAATGAACCGCTAACTTGTATTTCCTATGGTATGATTTTGCCCTCCCACGATCAGCAATGGATAGAAACAGTTAATCTCTTTATTGCCAAAGGAGATGCGATTAATATTGTTACCCGTATCTTGACAGATTTAGTCGGGGTAGAATCTCCTTATATCGATGTGACGATCGCCGCAATGGATAAGTGCAGTTAA
- the hrcA gene encoding heat-inducible transcriptional repressor HrcA produces MHLEFKLSDRHKRVLQATVNHYVATAEPVGSKVLVEEYNFSVSTATIRSCLSYLDKSGLLYQPHTSAGRVPSDSGYRWYVDHLMTPNVKTGKQVESLLQEKLNWQWSLEALFKSAAQILSSLSGYITLITMPQAQNARLHHLQLVAVDSDRASDGSHYRAMLILVTDTYQTHSTFIDLPKTEEEGSQTLEQVARELQVLSNFLNHNLKGRLLTELEHLDWTELDSEFERYGEQLTQVLNQFQQHHATSVYTDIWMSGVAELLRQPEFSQLHQVQALIHLLEEEPTQLLPLIVQVPDREKKGSRVQVWIGSENPLEPMQSCALVTSSYFRGSLPVGSVGVLGPTRMMYENAIAVVEATAGYLSDALS; encoded by the coding sequence ATGCACTTAGAATTTAAACTGAGCGATCGCCATAAGCGCGTCTTACAAGCAACGGTCAATCATTATGTTGCCACAGCCGAACCCGTAGGTTCAAAAGTTTTGGTTGAAGAATATAATTTTTCTGTAAGCACGGCTACCATTCGCTCTTGTTTAAGTTATTTAGATAAATCGGGGCTACTCTATCAACCCCATACTTCAGCCGGTCGTGTCCCTTCAGATTCCGGCTATCGCTGGTATGTAGACCATTTGATGACCCCAAATGTTAAGACAGGGAAACAAGTGGAAAGCTTGCTACAAGAAAAGCTCAATTGGCAATGGAGTTTAGAAGCCCTCTTTAAATCAGCCGCCCAAATTTTATCGAGTTTAAGCGGTTATATTACTCTGATTACTATGCCTCAAGCGCAGAATGCTCGGTTGCATCATTTGCAATTAGTGGCGGTGGATAGCGATCGCGCCAGTGATGGGTCGCATTATCGCGCTATGCTAATTTTGGTTACCGATACGTACCAAACCCATTCTACTTTTATTGACTTACCCAAGACAGAAGAAGAAGGAAGCCAAACCCTAGAACAAGTAGCCAGGGAATTGCAAGTTCTCTCCAATTTTCTTAACCATAATTTGAAAGGACGGTTACTGACGGAGTTGGAGCATCTAGATTGGACGGAATTAGATAGCGAATTTGAACGCTATGGAGAACAGCTTACCCAGGTTTTGAACCAGTTTCAACAGCACCATGCGACCTCTGTTTATACGGATATTTGGATGAGTGGGGTTGCAGAATTATTGCGACAACCAGAGTTTTCCCAACTGCATCAGGTACAAGCTTTAATTCATTTGCTCGAAGAAGAACCCACTCAATTATTGCCACTCATTGTTCAAGTTCCCGATCGGGAAAAAAAAGGTAGTCGGGTGCAGGTTTGGATCGGCTCAGAAAATCCTTTGGAACCGATGCAAAGTTGCGCTCTAGTGACTTCTTCCTATTTTCGTGGTTCCCTTCCTGTCGGGAGTGTGGGGGTTTTGGGACCAACGCGGATGATGTATGAAAATGCGATCGCCGTGGTGGAAGCCACGGCAGGTTATCTCTCAGATGCTCTGAGTTAG
- a CDS encoding NAD-dependent epimerase/dehydratase family protein yields the protein MMPSDPLNQQSPCETILLTGSSGWLGRFLAPRLGEAGYQVVGLDIAQGDYTTIIGSVVDRSLIDQVFSNYDIGAVIHSAALHKPDIARYSKQAFVDVNISGTLNLLEAAVRAGHDRFVFTSTTSLMISSEVRAGIKGGAKQAFWLDEEFGPIRPRNIYGVTKFSAEQICQLFAVNHGLDIAILRTGRFFPEEDDTLRFPSGLNLKANEFLNRRLTVEDAAAAHVVALERIKGKGCETFILSAPTPFSREDTPLLISDALSAIAHYFPNAKKLYDERGWTLPAHIDRVYDASKLEKQLGFRPRVDFSVILDALASGAPLPYHHDPLYASPKEMNTTNRT from the coding sequence ATGATGCCAAGCGACCCTCTCAATCAGCAAAGTCCCTGCGAAACTATCTTGCTAACCGGCTCGTCGGGCTGGCTGGGGCGTTTTTTAGCTCCACGCTTAGGCGAAGCAGGCTACCAAGTCGTTGGACTCGATATTGCTCAGGGCGACTACACGACGATCATCGGTAGTGTTGTCGATCGCTCATTAATTGACCAGGTTTTCTCTAATTATGACATCGGAGCAGTGATTCACAGTGCCGCGCTTCACAAGCCTGACATTGCTCGCTACTCTAAACAAGCTTTTGTTGATGTCAACATATCGGGTACGCTAAATCTCCTTGAAGCAGCGGTAAGGGCTGGACATGACCGCTTTGTGTTTACCTCAACTACGTCATTAATGATTTCATCTGAGGTGCGAGCCGGTATAAAAGGTGGAGCAAAACAAGCATTTTGGCTCGATGAAGAATTTGGGCCGATCCGACCCCGCAACATCTACGGTGTCACTAAGTTTTCTGCCGAACAGATCTGCCAACTGTTTGCCGTCAATCATGGACTTGATATTGCTATCCTGCGTACTGGGCGCTTCTTCCCGGAAGAAGACGACACGCTGAGGTTCCCAAGTGGTCTAAATTTAAAGGCTAACGAGTTTCTGAATCGGAGGTTGACCGTCGAGGATGCGGCGGCGGCTCATGTTGTGGCACTCGAACGGATAAAAGGAAAGGGATGTGAAACATTTATACTGTCTGCACCGACTCCATTTAGTCGAGAGGATACCCCATTACTGATCTCAGATGCACTCAGTGCGATCGCACACTATTTTCCAAATGCGAAAAAATTATATGACGAAAGGGGTTGGACTCTTCCAGCACATATCGATCGCGTTTATGACGCTTCCAAGTTAGAAAAACAACTGGGGTTTCGTCCGAGGGTCGATTTCTCGGTCATTCTTGATGCTTTAGCCTCGGGCGCTCCTTTGCCCTATCACCACGATCCTCTGTATGCTTCACCAAAGGAAATGAATACGACTAACAGGACATAA
- a CDS encoding PhoX family protein: protein MTFQRRQFLLFLGATATTVACGSLGQQGGSASVPGSSATAASSSKALGLTFDPVKYPCPLSYQGLSPEQQKSLYSTYEVLDDVVLPEGYTYDVIGAWGDKLGNSRFGYNNDYLSFVPTGPDTGFLTINFEYVSVPTWEQTYPMVMGKSLPSKVLPALDKAGSDGINAFELNDRALKAEFYDFFKETLIDQGIGVISLRREANGQWVRTYSPQDRRITGISGLEDGNYLRATGPSVSIFRKTNGIGYIDTLSDKIIGTFNNCAGGTSPWGTVFSAEENFQNFVPEGVYADGTSLHPKAKPVQRDEFEGQGNPFGLAGNKYGWMVEVDPANGNDYGTKHTWLGRFRHEAVGIRAEAGKPLVVYSGCDRRGGHVYKFVSKGLVRNPQDKANSRLLSDGMLYAAKFNGDGTGSWIPLKADTPVNPDLPSDYHGGMIPLPHRDRTQGGFEKIEQDGAIAVFKQKFRTLGDLYQGNTPEEVQGAILIDAHFAANAAGATCTARPEDTMIRPGDGALFIAFTSGSPGGDGGAHKAVFSNSKGESHEHGWIMRLEETSNDPAAMTFRWDNLAMGGEATEGGMGFSNPDNLDFDSMGNLWMVTDMSTSRHNKAVPSGRVDEQRNFISQSNLRGIFGNNSMWYLPLSGEHAGEAYPFALSPMETESCGPFFTEDRKTLFLAIQHPGERYGMRKNMASETREFSMMTTDGQEFMQKRVVPLGSNWPGKGPNDPPKPSVIVIRRIDNQPLV, encoded by the coding sequence ATGACATTCCAACGCAGACAATTTTTATTATTCCTGGGAGCAACTGCAACAACTGTTGCCTGTGGTTCTTTGGGACAGCAGGGCGGATCGGCTTCTGTACCTGGAAGTTCAGCTACCGCAGCCTCCTCATCTAAAGCTTTAGGCTTAACGTTCGATCCAGTCAAATATCCTTGTCCCCTCTCCTATCAAGGGCTATCGCCAGAGCAACAAAAATCCTTGTATAGTACCTATGAAGTCCTCGATGATGTGGTGCTGCCTGAAGGATACACTTATGATGTGATAGGAGCTTGGGGAGACAAACTAGGCAATTCTCGGTTTGGATATAACAATGATTATCTCTCCTTTGTCCCCACCGGGCCAGACACAGGGTTTTTAACCATTAACTTTGAATACGTCAGTGTTCCTACCTGGGAGCAAACCTATCCGATGGTGATGGGTAAATCTCTGCCCTCCAAAGTGCTGCCTGCACTGGACAAAGCTGGAAGTGACGGAATCAATGCCTTTGAGTTGAACGATCGCGCTTTGAAAGCTGAATTCTATGATTTTTTTAAGGAAACCTTGATCGATCAAGGCATTGGGGTGATTTCTCTGCGCCGGGAGGCCAATGGGCAATGGGTGAGAACCTATTCCCCCCAAGACCGCCGGATTACCGGCATCTCTGGCTTAGAGGATGGAAACTATCTGCGAGCAACTGGCCCCAGCGTGTCCATTTTCCGCAAGACCAATGGCATAGGTTATATTGATACTCTGAGCGATAAAATTATCGGTACATTTAACAACTGTGCCGGGGGAACCAGTCCTTGGGGTACGGTATTCAGCGCGGAAGAGAATTTCCAGAATTTTGTCCCCGAAGGGGTTTATGCTGATGGTACCTCTTTGCATCCCAAGGCAAAACCCGTTCAACGAGATGAGTTTGAGGGTCAAGGCAACCCCTTTGGGTTAGCCGGTAATAAGTATGGTTGGATGGTGGAAGTCGATCCAGCCAATGGTAATGATTATGGAACCAAGCATACTTGGTTAGGACGCTTCCGCCATGAAGCGGTAGGTATTCGAGCTGAAGCGGGTAAGCCGTTAGTGGTTTATTCAGGATGCGATCGCCGGGGCGGTCATGTCTACAAATTTGTCAGTAAAGGACTGGTGCGTAATCCCCAAGATAAAGCCAACTCGCGCCTGCTCAGTGATGGAATGCTCTATGCGGCTAAATTTAATGGCGATGGAACGGGGTCTTGGATTCCCCTAAAAGCTGATACTCCCGTCAATCCTGACCTACCGAGCGATTATCATGGAGGCATGATTCCCCTACCCCATCGCGATCGCACCCAAGGCGGATTTGAGAAAATTGAACAGGATGGGGCGATCGCCGTCTTCAAGCAAAAATTCCGTACTCTGGGCGACCTCTACCAGGGCAACACCCCAGAAGAAGTGCAAGGAGCCATCCTCATTGATGCTCACTTCGCTGCCAACGCTGCCGGAGCCACCTGTACGGCTCGCCCCGAAGATACCATGATCCGTCCCGGAGATGGGGCACTCTTCATCGCCTTCACCTCCGGCAGCCCTGGCGGAGATGGCGGGGCCCATAAAGCCGTCTTCTCCAACAGTAAAGGGGAAAGCCACGAACATGGCTGGATCATGCGTCTCGAAGAAACCAGCAACGATCCCGCCGCCATGACCTTCCGTTGGGATAATCTCGCCATGGGTGGAGAAGCCACCGAAGGCGGAATGGGCTTTTCTAACCCCGATAACCTGGATTTTGATTCCATGGGTAACCTCTGGATGGTTACCGATATGTCTACCTCCAGACACAATAAAGCTGTGCCCAGTGGACGGGTAGATGAACAACGCAACTTTATTAGTCAATCCAATTTACGGGGGATTTTCGGCAATAACTCCATGTGGTATCTTCCCCTCTCTGGTGAACATGCAGGAGAAGCCTATCCCTTTGCCCTGTCTCCTATGGAAACCGAATCCTGTGGCCCGTTCTTCACAGAAGATCGCAAAACCTTATTTCTGGCGATTCAACACCCTGGAGAACGGTATGGAATGCGGAAAAACATGGCATCAGAAACCCGTGAATTTTCTATGATGACGACTGACGGCCAAGAGTTCATGCAAAAGCGCGTAGTGCCTCTGGGGTCTAACTGGCCGGGTAAAGGGCCGAACGATCCTCCCAAACCTTCTGTAATCGTAATACGCCGGATCGATAATCAACCCCTTGTCTAA
- a CDS encoding GDSL-type esterase/lipase family protein, which produces MINQFSVIMISFILSLIPLPLAKHTVQRSLLLILLWFTTWGLVIGCSSSVNQVKNVQLGQGEQIIVLGNSIASGYGVNPEQAFPSVLSRQLNVPILNQGVAGDTTAMGLARLQTDVLDENPWLVMVELSGNDYLQRIPETETEENLRQIITQIQAQGAIAVILGINVGIVGDSYDRMFEELAQETQAYLIPQILKGLLRDERYRQDDIIHPNADGHEIIGDRVFEGLQPLLKAAKIPSNLENLIIER; this is translated from the coding sequence ATGATCAATCAATTCTCCGTCATCATGATCTCGTTTATCCTCAGTTTAATTCCACTTCCCTTGGCAAAACACACAGTTCAGCGATCGCTCCTTCTGATCCTCCTCTGGTTCACTACCTGGGGACTCGTCATTGGTTGCAGTTCCTCAGTAAACCAGGTCAAAAATGTGCAACTCGGACAAGGAGAACAGATTATTGTTTTAGGCAATAGCATTGCCTCTGGCTATGGAGTAAACCCAGAGCAAGCGTTTCCCAGTGTTTTAAGTCGTCAGTTGAATGTGCCGATTCTCAATCAAGGGGTTGCAGGAGATACAACAGCCATGGGGTTAGCGCGTCTGCAAACCGATGTATTGGATGAAAATCCCTGGTTAGTGATGGTGGAGTTGTCAGGGAATGACTATCTACAACGCATCCCCGAAACGGAGACTGAGGAGAATTTACGCCAAATCATCACCCAGATTCAAGCTCAGGGGGCAATCGCCGTGATTTTAGGCATCAATGTAGGCATAGTGGGAGATAGTTACGATCGCATGTTTGAGGAATTAGCCCAGGAGACACAAGCCTATTTGATTCCTCAGATCCTCAAGGGCTTGCTCAGGGATGAGCGATATCGGCAAGATGATATCATACATCCCAATGCTGATGGACATGAGATTATTGGCGATCGCGTCTTTGAGGGACTACAACCCTTACTTAAAGCCGCTAAGATTCCCTCTAATCTGGAGAATCTCATCATTGAGCGATAA
- a CDS encoding ferredoxin, with the protein MDDFYPLSTDDQDLERSGLEPELGGVWRDEPDRTGFEPELGGILRQKGVYVDEVTCIGCKHCAHVARNTFYIEDKYGRSRVIQQDGDPEELIQEAIETCPVDCIHWVDYTELKQLEAERKYQVMPVPGFPINRALMSSTQRQIHQNPE; encoded by the coding sequence ATGGATGATTTTTATCCCCTTTCAACCGACGATCAGGATTTAGAACGCAGTGGACTAGAACCTGAATTAGGCGGTGTGTGGCGGGATGAACCAGACCGGACAGGATTTGAACCCGAATTGGGGGGAATCCTGCGCCAGAAAGGGGTTTATGTGGATGAGGTAACCTGTATTGGGTGCAAGCATTGCGCCCATGTAGCCCGAAATACGTTTTATATTGAAGACAAGTATGGGCGATCGCGAGTAATCCAGCAAGATGGAGACCCAGAAGAGCTGATTCAAGAAGCGATCGAAACCTGTCCCGTAGACTGTATCCACTGGGTTGATTATACCGAACTCAAACAACTCGAAGCCGAACGGAAATATCAAGTCATGCCTGTTCCTGGTTTTCCGATTAATCGAGCTTTGATGTCATCAACCCAACGCCAAATACACCAAAACCCGGAATAA
- a CDS encoding DUF1257 domain-containing protein — MSHFSQIKTQIRNLEALKTALSELEIDWKSGPSPVRGYQGQTHDAEVVIEQENGYDIGFSWNGQSYQLVSDMQFWQQNLSVQGFINKITQRYAYHTVVQETAKQGFEVAEQQKNEDGSIRLVLQRWSA, encoded by the coding sequence ATGTCACACTTTAGTCAAATTAAAACTCAGATTCGCAATTTAGAGGCTCTGAAAACCGCTTTAAGTGAGTTAGAGATTGATTGGAAATCTGGCCCGAGTCCCGTTCGCGGATATCAAGGACAAACTCACGACGCTGAAGTGGTGATCGAACAAGAGAATGGTTACGATATTGGCTTTAGTTGGAATGGCCAATCCTATCAATTAGTTTCGGATATGCAATTCTGGCAGCAGAATCTTTCCGTACAAGGATTTATCAATAAAATCACCCAGCGCTACGCCTATCATACAGTGGTGCAAGAGACTGCAAAACAAGGGTTTGAAGTAGCAGAACAGCAGAAAAATGAAGATGGTTCAATTCGCTTAGTGCTGCAACGTTGGAGTGCATAA
- a CDS encoding DUF2997 domain-containing protein, with product METLEFIIYPDGRVKETVTGIVGSSCAEVTAAIEAQLGHVLKVEPTAEYFAQVQQEQDVTTNQATFSQW from the coding sequence ATGGAAACCCTAGAGTTCATCATTTACCCGGATGGTCGGGTAAAAGAAACCGTTACTGGCATTGTTGGATCGTCCTGTGCAGAAGTGACCGCAGCCATTGAAGCTCAACTCGGTCATGTACTCAAAGTCGAACCAACGGCTGAGTATTTTGCCCAAGTGCAACAGGAACAGGACGTTACCACGAATCAGGCTACGTTCAGCCAATGGTAA